Below is a genomic region from Halobacterium sp. CBA1132.
GTCACCGCGTCGGTCTCGAGTTCGCGGACGTGGATGACCGGGACGACTTTCTCCAGTTGCTTCTCGACTTGGTCGATGCCGGGGTCGGGCTCCTCGACGACGACGGTGATTCGCGCCCAGTCGTCGTTCTGGGTGTCAGCGACGGTCAGCGACTCGATGTTGAACTGCCGCCGGCTGAACAGCCCGGACACGCGCGCGAGCACGCCCGGCTCGTGTTCGACGAGCGCGGAGATGACGGTGCGCCGCGGCGGATGCTCGGCTTCCGCTTCGGGGTCGATGCGGATGCCCTGCGAACTCCGGCGCCCCGTCGGTCGTCGACGGTCCTCCGGAGCGGGGCCGGGCAGCCCCTCTGCGTCGGCGTCTCGCTCGCTCATAGGTGGTCACCCGTGAGCGCGAACTGGCCGTTGTCACCGCCCGACGGAACCATCGGGTAGACGTCCTCGGTCGGGTCGATGTAGACATCGACGACGGCGGGGCCGTCGGTGGCGAGCGCGTCCTCGATGACGCCGGGGGCGTCGTCGTAGTCCTCGATGCGGAAGCCGTCCGCACCGAACGCCTCCGCGAGCGTGTCGAACTTCGGCACCCACGGGTACTCGGAGGCCATCCGGCGCCCCTCGAAGAAGGCGTCCTGCCACTGGCGGACCATCCCGATGGCTTCGTTGTTCAACACGAACACGGTGATGTCCATCTGCTCGCGGACCGCGACGACGAGTTCCTGACACGTCATCATGAACGAGCCGTCGCCGTCGAAGCAGACGACGGACTGGTCGTCGTCGGCGGCGACGCGCGCGCCGATAGCCGACGGCAGCCCGTACCCCATCGCGCCGAGGCCGTGGGAGGACACCCACGTCCGCGGCTCCGTGTACGTCCAGTACTGGCAGGCCCACATCTGGTGTTGGCCGACGCCGGTCGTGACCACGGTGTCGTCGTCGGTCGCCTCGTCGACGGCCTCGACGACGTACTGGGGCTTCACCGGTTCGTCCTCGGGCGCCGCGTAGTCCAACGGGTACTCTCGGTACCACTCGCGGCACTGCGCCACCCAGTCATCGGTCTCGGGCGACCCAGGCATCGCCTCGTCCAGTTGGTCGAGGACGGTGCCAGCGTCGCCGACCAGCGGGTGGTCGGCTTCGACGTTCTTCGAAATCTCGGCGGGGTCGATGTCGACGTGGACGACCGTCGCGTCCGGCGCGAACGAGTCGACGCCGCCGGTCAGGCGGTCGTCGAAGCGCGTGCCGATTGCCAGCAGGCAGTCGGTCAGCGTGATGGCCATGTTCGCGTAGCCGGTGCCGTGCATCCCCGCCATCTCCAGGGCGAGGTCGTGGTCCTCGGGGAACGCGCCGATGCCCGGCATCGTCGTCACGACCGGAATTTCGTGCTCGGTCGCGAACGCGTACAGCTCCTCGGTGGCGTCGCCTTTGACGACGCCGCCGCCCGCCAGAATCACGGGTTCGTCGGCGTCCACGAGCGTCTGCGCGGCGGCCGCGACCTTCTCGTCGTCGGCGTGCGTCTGCACGTCGACGGTGCCCGGAACTTCCGGCTCGACGGGGTCGACCTCGGTCTCGCCGGTCGTGACGTCCTTCGGCAGGTCGACGACCGTCGGCCCCTGTCGGCCGTGGTTCGCGAGCGCGAACGCGGTGCTGACGTCCTCGCCGACGCTGTCGGGGCTGGACGCGAAGTAGTTCGACTTCGTAATCGGGGTCGTCACGCCCACGGTGTCGGTCTCCTGGAACGCGTCGTTCCCGACGAGGTCCGTGGGGACCTGCCCGGTGAGCGCGACAACCGGCTCCGAGTCCATGTCGGCGTCCGCGAGCCCGGTCACGAGGTTCGTCGCGCCCGGGCCGGACGTCGCCATACAGATACCGGGGTCGCCCGTGACGGCGCCGTAGGCGTCCGCTGCGTGCGCGGCGCCCTGCTCGTGCGCCATCGTGACGTGGCGTAGCTCGGAGTCGTACAGCGCGTCGTAGACGGGCATGATGGCGCCGCCCTGCACGCCGAACACCGTCTCGACGCCCGCGGTTTCCAGCGACGCGATGACGGACTCCGCGCCCGTTCGCTTCGTCGCGTCACCGTCGGCGGCGTCAGTCGGCTCGGCGGCCTCGCTGTCGGCGTCCGGCTCGGCGTCGCCGGGTTCGGTCACTGCGCCGTGGTCTGTCATCGATACCCCTCCCGCTGTGTCGCGTCGTGTGTGGACTGTGTCATGGCGGATGCTGCGGTGGCTGTCGGTGGTCGGTTGGTCCGGTCGGTTCGCAGAGAAGTGATAGTAGGGGAGCTTACGCCCCTACAATACCGACAATCGCACCGCTGTCCGCGAGAAAGACCGCGCGTGTGGCGTCGGACAGCATCGTAGCCCGACAGTCGGGCTCGACGAATAAAGCCGTTGCTGGGCGCGCAATACCTGCCGGGAGACATTACGCCTTCACCTCCTCCGTCTCCCGGTCGATACCGACCTCGCCCGCGAACGCGCGGAGGACGGCATCGGTGACGACTTCGTCGTCGCCGGCGTGGGCTTTCACCTTCTTCGTGACCTCGCGTACCTCCTCGTCCGTCGGGTCGAATCCCGCGTCTTCGAGGTGGTCGCGGACGGCGTGCGTGCCCGTGTGCTTCCCGAGCACGACTTCACGCTCGGCGCCGACCATCTCGGGCGTCATCACGCCCGGTTCGAACGTCTCGCTGTTCTCGATGACGCCAGCCGCGTGGATACCCGACTCGTGGGCGAACGCGTGCGCGCCGACCACGGGCTTGTTCACCGGGACCGGGACCGACGACCGCTCGGAGACCAGCTTCGAGAGGTCCGTGATAGCGGTCGTGTCGACTCCCGTGTCGGCACCGTAGAGACTCTCGGCGGCCATCACCACCTCTTCGAAGGCGGCGTTACCGGCGCGCTCGCCGATGCCGTTGACCGACACCTGCATCTGGTCGGCGCCGTACTCCACGCCCGTCAGGGCGTTGGCGGTCGCCAACCCGAAGTCGTCGTGCGTGTGCACGTCGATGCGGGCGTCGGTGTGCTGGCCGACGAACTCGACGAGTTCGCCGAACCGCTTGGGCGTCCCGACGCCGCAGGTGTCGGGGATGTTGATCCAGTCGACCCCGACCTCGTCGACCGCTTCGACGATTTCCGCGAGGAACTCGGGGTCCGTCCGCGTGGCGTCCATCGGCGAGAACATCACTTCGGCGCCGGATTCGGCGGCCTGCTCGACCGCGGCGACCGAGCGCGCGACGACGTCCTCGCGTGTGCTGTGCATCGAGTCTTCGATCTGCACGTCGCTGGTGGACGCGAAGACGTGGATCATCCCCACGCCGGCGTCCACAGCGGCTTCGACGTCGGACTCCACGACGCGGGCGAGCCCGCACGTGGTCGCGTCTGTCGAAGCGGCGATGTCGGCGACCGCCTTGGCCTCCTGTTCGCTGTTGGCCGGGAACCCGGCCTCGATGACGTCGACGTTCGCGTCGTCGAGCGCGGCCGCTATGGCGCGCTTGTCCTCGTAGCTGAAGGAGGTCCGTGGCGTCTGCTCGCCGTCACGCAGCGTGGTGTCGAAGATTCGTACCGTCTCGAATTCATTACGTTGGGCTAATGTGCCCTGGAAGAACCCGTTCCCCCGGACTTGCACCGGGCGCCTCGTTGTGAGACATCGTACCACTCTCGCAGGGCGCCGACCATTTACGTGTTTCCCCTGGACAGAATTTTGCGCGGCGAGATTTGTCATCGTCGTTCCTGTAGAAGCAGAGAACCGCAAGACAGCAGTACGTCAAAGGAAATATTAGGAGGATTACCCACACTATATCCATGAATGTCCGAACGTTCGCCTCGAACGCCGATTCGGGGGCAAAACCGGACATTCGTCGATGGTCCGCGGCGTGCGCGCGCTCACCACGCCCCATCGTGGCGTGCGTAACAGTTATGATATGGAATTGAAACGTGGATGGTGTGCAACACCGACAGGCTGCACTCGGCACGGACAGACTCCCGACTCGCGGGTTCCCCGCGGTGGACGAATGAGCGTCCGCGAAATCGTCCGCGGCCTCGCCGTCCGCGCGAACCCCGCGTTCGCCGTCGGCGTCGTCGGCGTCTCCCTGCTCGCGCTCGTGTACGCCACCACGTTCGCCGACGTCATCCACCACACGTACGTCCACGTCATGGCGGGCGTCCTCTGGACCGGTATCGACGTCTTCATGGCCGTCGTCCTCGGCCCCGTTCTCGGCGGCCTCGACGTCGAACAGCGCGCCAACTTCTTCGAACGACTCACCCCGAAGACGTCGTTCCTGTTGCCGTCGCTCGCCACGGTCACCATCGCCGGCGGCATCACGCTCGCGCTCCGCCTCCCCGGCCTCTTCGAGCACGCCCACGTCTGGCTCGCCATCTTCACGTTCGTCGCGCTCGTCCCGACGCTGCTGCTCGTCGGCTGGGAGTTCGACGCGTTCGGCGACTGGCGCTGGCAGGCGTGGTTCGGCGCCGCGCTCGCCGTCAGCCTCGGCTACCTCGCCGTGACGCTGCCAGACTTCGGCTGGACCGAACCCGTCTTCGTCGTCGCGCTCGCCATCGTCGCCGTCCTCAACGTTCTCGGGTTCGGGGTGTTGATGCCCGGCGAAGTCCGGATGTACCAGCAGATGACCTCCGAGAACCCCGACACCGAAGTCATCGCCGACATCGGGATGCGAAACGCCAAACTCGGCGGGATTCAAGGCGTCTTCCAGTTGGCCGTCGTCGCCACGATGGTGTACATCCGCTACGGCGGCTTCTAGTTCGCTCGAGCGAAACCAACCCACAGGCGGCAGACGACGCGTTTTCGAAAGCCCCGGCGCGCTCCAGTTGCGCGCCTCGCTGCGCTCCTCGCTCCGCTGCGGTGCTTGCTTCGGCGTGCTTCCCGGAGCGCGCCGCCCCTTTCAGTCCCACCCGATAGCGGCTGCTCGGCAGGCTGTGGTTGCCGCCGACGGCTGCAAAAACGAGAGCGACGCTTAGTTGCCGCGGTCCTGCAGTTTCTCTTCTTCGGGGAGGTCGGCGTTCGCCTCGCCCTTCATGCCAGAGCCGATGTTCGACGAAATCTCGGCGAGGCGCTCGGGGTCGTCCCAGTTGTTCACGGCGTCGACGATGGCGCGGCCCATCGACTCGGGGTCCTCCGCGCCGAAGATACCGGAGCCGACGAAGATGCCGTCGCACTCGTGGTGCATCATCAGCGCCGCGTCGGCGGGCGTCGCGATGCCGCCCGCCGCGAAGTTCACGACCGGCAGCCGCCCCATCTCGGCGGTCTCGTGGACGAGGTCGGCGGGCGCCTCGATGTCGCGGGCGTAGTGCTCGCGCTCCTCGTGGGTCATCCCCTCGAGCTCGCGGATGGCGCCCTTGATGGTGCGCTGGTGGTGGACGGCCTGGTTCACGTCGCCCGTGCCGGCCTCGCCCTTCGTGCGAATCATCGCCGCGCCCTCGTCGATGCGCCGGAGCGCCTCGCCGAGGTTGCGCGCGCCGCAGACGAACGGCGACGTGAACTCGCGCTTGTCGATGTGGTACTTGTCGTCGGCGGGCGTCAGCACCTCGGACTCGTCTATCATGTCCACGCCGACGGCCTCCAGAATCTCGGCTTCCTTCGTGTGGCCGATGCGGGACTTCCCCATCACCGGGATGGAGACCGCGTCGATAATCTCCTCGACGTCCGCGGGGTCGGCCATCCGCGCGACGCCGCCGCGCTTGCGGATGTCCGCCGGCACCGCTTCCAGAGACATCACGGCGACCGCGCCGGCTTCCTCCGCAATCTTGGCCTGCTCGGCGTTCACCACGTCCATGATGACGCCGCCCTTCTGCATCTTCGCGAACCCGCGTTTCACGAGGTCGCTGCCGCGCCGCAAGTCCTCCAGGTCGGTCTCGGTAGCCATACGAGGGTGTTGCGGGCGCCGCCGCTTAATTGGGTTGGTTGCGGAACGACCGGGTCGCGCCACCCCGATGGCAAACGATTAGGGAGCCCCAGCCAACGCTCCGATAATGACTGACAGAGACGATTCGGACGCGCCGTCCGCGCCCGACGCCCGTCCACCGAAGCGAGAGCCGGGCGGCGGTTCGACTTCGGCGGACGCACCCGACCCCGAGGAGTCCGTCCGGGAGGCCATCGAGCGCTCTCGCAGCGGCGCGCCCGCGGTCGGTTCGGTCGTCCGCGACCGCTTCACGTCCAACGAAATCTTCCAGCGCATCATCGCGGCCGCCGACGAGGAGATCACCTCGGGCAGCCGCGAGTTGTTCTTCAGCGCGCTCGCGGCCGGCTTCGCCATCACCATCACGTTCATGCTGTACGTCTCGCTGACCGCCACGACCGGCGGCGACCCCGTGCTGAGCGCGCTGTTGTACCCGCTCGGCTTCATCTACATCATCATCGGCGGCTACCAGCTCTACACCGAGAACACGCTCCCGCCGGTCGCGCTGACGCTGGAACGCCTCGCGAGCATCCCCGCGCTGTTGCGCAACTGGACGGTCGTGCTCGCGGGGAACTTCCTCGGCGGCGCGCTCGGCGCGGCCGCGCTCGCGTTCGGCGGCGTCATCTCCCCGGAGGCCGCCGAAGTCGCGATGTACCTCGGGCAGAAGGGCGTTGCGACGCCGTGGTGGGACCTGTTCTCGAAGGCCGCGTTCGCGGGACTGGTCGTCGCCGGCGTCGTCTGGGTGGAGTACGCCGCC
It encodes:
- the ilvN gene encoding acetolactate synthase small subunit; this encodes MSERDADAEGLPGPAPEDRRRPTGRRSSQGIRIDPEAEAEHPPRRTVISALVEHEPGVLARVSGLFSRRQFNIESLTVADTQNDDWARITVVVEEPDPGIDQVEKQLEKVVPVIHVRELETDAVTRELVVVKVDADRPHEVHAITEMYNGKTLDAGPRTITVELTGDEQKINDAIDAYRQFGIREIARTGQTALARGETKTAVVPDHLK
- the ilvB gene encoding biosynthetic-type acetolactate synthase large subunit, giving the protein MTDHGAVTEPGDAEPDADSEAAEPTDAADGDATKRTGAESVIASLETAGVETVFGVQGGAIMPVYDALYDSELRHVTMAHEQGAAHAADAYGAVTGDPGICMATSGPGATNLVTGLADADMDSEPVVALTGQVPTDLVGNDAFQETDTVGVTTPITKSNYFASSPDSVGEDVSTAFALANHGRQGPTVVDLPKDVTTGETEVDPVEPEVPGTVDVQTHADDEKVAAAAQTLVDADEPVILAGGGVVKGDATEELYAFATEHEIPVVTTMPGIGAFPEDHDLALEMAGMHGTGYANMAITLTDCLLAIGTRFDDRLTGGVDSFAPDATVVHVDIDPAEISKNVEADHPLVGDAGTVLDQLDEAMPGSPETDDWVAQCREWYREYPLDYAAPEDEPVKPQYVVEAVDEATDDDTVVTTGVGQHQMWACQYWTYTEPRTWVSSHGLGAMGYGLPSAIGARVAADDDQSVVCFDGDGSFMMTCQELVVAVREQMDITVFVLNNEAIGMVRQWQDAFFEGRRMASEYPWVPKFDTLAEAFGADGFRIEDYDDAPGVIEDALATDGPAVVDVYIDPTEDVYPMVPSGGDNGQFALTGDHL
- a CDS encoding LeuA family protein — its product is MQVRGNGFFQGTLAQRNEFETVRIFDTTLRDGEQTPRTSFSYEDKRAIAAALDDANVDVIEAGFPANSEQEAKAVADIAASTDATTCGLARVVESDVEAAVDAGVGMIHVFASTSDVQIEDSMHSTREDVVARSVAAVEQAAESGAEVMFSPMDATRTDPEFLAEIVEAVDEVGVDWINIPDTCGVGTPKRFGELVEFVGQHTDARIDVHTHDDFGLATANALTGVEYGADQMQVSVNGIGERAGNAAFEEVVMAAESLYGADTGVDTTAITDLSKLVSERSSVPVPVNKPVVGAHAFAHESGIHAAGVIENSETFEPGVMTPEMVGAEREVVLGKHTGTHAVRDHLEDAGFDPTDEEVREVTKKVKAHAGDDEVVTDAVLRAFAGEVGIDRETEEVKA
- the pdxS gene encoding pyridoxal 5'-phosphate synthase lyase subunit PdxS yields the protein MATETDLEDLRRGSDLVKRGFAKMQKGGVIMDVVNAEQAKIAEEAGAVAVMSLEAVPADIRKRGGVARMADPADVEEIIDAVSIPVMGKSRIGHTKEAEILEAVGVDMIDESEVLTPADDKYHIDKREFTSPFVCGARNLGEALRRIDEGAAMIRTKGEAGTGDVNQAVHHQRTIKGAIRELEGMTHEEREHYARDIEAPADLVHETAEMGRLPVVNFAAGGIATPADAALMMHHECDGIFVGSGIFGAEDPESMGRAIVDAVNNWDDPERLAEISSNIGSGMKGEANADLPEEEKLQDRGN